A window of the Natronomonas salina genome harbors these coding sequences:
- a CDS encoding helix-turn-helix domain-containing protein, with product MADSLSEMLRQDMQCESLLECFHGMGDLERRVFRTVVEADEPMTIDELAEAVDRERSTTYRAVRRLREAGFIQRDQVNYEQGGYYHVYKSVDGDEIAEDMQRLLNDWYAQMGQLIDEFRQKYDEPASAPVES from the coding sequence ATGGCCGATTCACTGAGCGAGATGCTCCGGCAGGATATGCAATGTGAGAGCCTGCTGGAGTGCTTCCACGGGATGGGCGACCTCGAACGACGGGTCTTCAGGACCGTCGTTGAAGCAGACGAACCGATGACGATCGACGAACTCGCCGAGGCCGTCGACCGCGAACGCTCGACGACCTACCGGGCGGTCCGTCGGCTCCGCGAGGCTGGCTTCATCCAGCGGGACCAGGTCAACTACGAACAGGGCGGCTACTACCACGTCTACAAGTCCGTCGACGGCGACGAGATCGCCGAAGATATGCAACGGCTCCTCAACGACTGGTACGCCCAGATGGGCCAGCTGATCGACGAGTTCCGCCAGAAGTACGACGAGCCCGCTTCCGCACCGGTCGAAAGCTAA